A DNA window from Pseudorasbora parva isolate DD20220531a chromosome 5, ASM2467924v1, whole genome shotgun sequence contains the following coding sequences:
- the LOC137075851 gene encoding paraneoplastic antigen Ma1 homolog, which translates to MDSEQIFKWCKDKGIDAGKAFVLSRVSLGVTDETIYKVLDEVEVFGPCKIRGRCVEHFSKSQLVLVETINDITKTDIAEQLLAGDEFGPWIVNVTETQSVPVPGKGDFQSKLLSFLASEGKTIADVTGLLTSASAPPIAPDLNTKLVNAISSLVDKCQATPVDGPSYRKLRMFSGMKPTPHGEEEYDAWAEQTTHMLDEWQCSDVVKRQRVAESLKGPAADIVRGLRVTNPQATANDYFKVLETAFGTTDSAADLMVRFRNTLQQDGEKLSAYLLRLDKLLHAVLRKGGIDVMDMNQVRIDQVARGSLPHDLVALRIRLTYKLKPPPSFTDLLRDVREEEEMILERPIVKKGVSLAIGRRAECATASVVQVLPEPVAVSDIAEKDPEIESLRREFQGLKTDVARLLSASVTASASVAQQVDQNSSQKATGNSYTRVKERAPKPQYRGDVFCYRCGEDGHFQRECQNPENLRKVNKRLLKIKQPMGNFPGAQ; encoded by the coding sequence ATGGATTCAGAACAGATTTTCAAATGGTGTAAAGACAAAGGTATTGATGCAGGGAAAGCCTTTGTGCTTAGTAGGGTCTCTTTAGGTGTCACTGATGAGACCATATACAAGGTACTGGATGAGGTTGAAGTTTTTGGCCCCTGTAAAATAAGAGGACGGTGTGTAGAACACTTCAGTAAAAGCCAGTTAGTTTTAGTTGAAACTATTAATGATATTACTAAGACTGACATAGCGGAACAGTTACTAGCTGGAGATGAGTTTGGACCTTGGATAGTGAATGTTACAGAGACCCAGAGTGTTCCGGTACCTGGTAAAGGAGACTTCCAGTCCAAGTTGCTGTCATTCTTAGCAAGTGAAGGGAAAACAATAGCTGATGTCACAGGCTTACTTACCTCTGCTTCTGCTCCACCCATCGCTCCAGACCTGAACACAAAGCTGGTGAATGCCATCTCCTCACTAGTTGACAAATGTCAAGCCACTCCTGTGGATGGACCGAGCTATCGCAAGCTACGCATGTTCTCAGGTATGAAACCCACTCCACATGGAGAAGAGGAGTATGACGCTTGGGCGGAACAGACCACCCACATGTTGGATGAGTGGCAATGTTCTGATGTTGTCAAGAGACAGAGAGTAGCTGAGAGTCTTAAAGGGCCAGCAGCAGATATTGTCCGAGGATTGAGAGTCACTAATCCCCAGGCCACTGCCAATGACTACTTTAAAGTCCTTGAAACCGCTTTTGGAACCACAGACAGTGCCGCTGATCTCATGGTAAGGTTTCGTAATACACTTCAGCAAGACGGTGAGAAATTATCAGCCTACTTACTCCGATTAGACAAGCTATTGCATGCAGTCCTTCGTAAAGGTGGAATTGACGTAATGGATATGAACCAAGTGCGCATTGATCAAGTTGCTAGAGGTTCTCTGCCTCATGACCTTGTTGCCCTTCGTATAAGACTGACTTACAAACTCAAGCCTCCTCCCAGCTTTACTGATTTGCTTCGGGATGTAAGAGAAGAAGAGGAGATGATCCTTGAAAGACCGATTGTAAAGAAGGGTGTGTCTTTAGCTATTGGTAGACGTGCAGAGTGTGCTACAGCCTCAGTTGTACAGGTACTGCCAGAGCCTGTGGCAGTTTCTGACATAGCAGAAAAGGATCCTGAAATAGAGAGTCTAAGGAGAGAATTTCAAGGTCTCAAGACTGATGTTGCACGCCTCCTTTCTGCCTCTGTGACTGCATCAGCAAGTGTGGCACAGCAGGTAGATCAGAACTCCAGCCAGAAAGCTACTGGAAACTCATATACACGTGTGAAGGAGAGGGCTCCCAAACCTCAGTATCGTGGTGATGTCTTTTGCTACAGATGTGGTGAAGATGGTCATTTCCAGCGGGAATGTCAAAACCCAGAAAATCTCAGAAAAGTGAACAAGCGCCTCTTGAAAATCAAACAGCCGATGGGAAACTTTCCAGGGGCTCAGTAG